From Juglans regia cultivar Chandler chromosome 8, Walnut 2.0, whole genome shotgun sequence, the proteins below share one genomic window:
- the LOC109013789 gene encoding uncharacterized protein LOC109013789 isoform X1 — protein MNNFPSNSCVAATQLANTFSSTFHFAALTCRGCCKFEAMRQQLGVRSLSWLFMIGTAVVLQALGAASVVVPSSNCYVLDNSSRIVDFSSWAGNIFEYEGKVLLYNFALLQDSDLVVRFCKDVESRSQAGYVGFGRYDLSNYFVAGSGQVDFVQGFFNGDLMNCENSYDKRGRTAQVNVICGSCLNGKCKGGLGCICNFTYESTCRVFVELSIPCERPGPRIFQGFTVGFHPRSWEVVYNGMTQLGFEKSHHDFSFLTEQTHVALYMTAIASLSNLVQKPIIKVVPENGLEVRLSGSGATGTPPTTLSPTVVIVDWRCETASDSPYEVNVTIPVEGYDPIQFILTKMCEYRQDQGGDATRGWAIFGLLSCTFIVLSTLFCVGGFIYKTRVERLHGIDALPGMTILSACLETVSGAGQGYSRAEDLNAAFAKASWESPSVSVQGARIPSEKNYGSI, from the exons ATGAATAATTTTCCAAGCAACTCGTGTGTTGCTGCCACTCAACTCGCCAATACATTTTCCTCGACCTTCCACTTCGCCGCTCTCACCTGCAG GGGATGTTGTAAATTTGAAGCCATGCGACAGCAGCTAGGCGTGCGTTCTTTATCTTGGCTATTTATGATCGGCACGG ccgTTGTTTTACAGGCACTTGGGGCTGCCTCGGTTGTGGTACCGAGTTCGAATTGCTACGTTCTTGATAACTCCAGTCGCATTGTTGATTTC AGTAGCTGGGCTGGGAACATTTTTGAGTATGAAGGGAAG GTATTACTGTATAATTTTGCCCTGCTTCAGGACTCCGACTTGGTGGTTCGATTTTGCAAAGATGTGGAGAGTAGATCACAGGCG GGATATGTGGGTTTTGGCCGATATGATTTGTCCAACTACTTTGTTGCTGGTTCAGGGCAAGTTGACTTTGTTCAA GGCTTTTTCAATGGTGACCTGATGAATTGTGAGAATAGTTATGACAAAAGGGGACGTACAGCTCAG GTAAATGTTATATGTGGAAGTTGTTTAAATGGAAAATGTAAAG GTGGGCTTGGATGCATATGCAATTTTACTTACGAGTCAACTTGCAG AGTTTTTGTTGAACTTTCTATTCCATGTGAGAGACCAGGTCCACGTATATTTCAGGGTTTCACCGTTGGTTTTCATCCACGATCATGGGAAGTT GTTTACAATGGCATGACTCAATTAGGTTTTGAAAAGTCTCACCATGATTTCAG CTTTCTAACTGAACAAACTCATGTAGCCCTTTATATGACTGCAATTGCTTCTCTTTCGAATTTGGTGCAGAAGCCTATAATTAAG GTTGTTCCAGAAAATGGCCTGGAGGTTCGTTTATCAGGTTCAGGAGCAACTGGGACACCTCCTACAACTTTGTCGCCCACAGTGGTGATTGTGGATTGGAGAT GTGAGACGGCCAGTGATAGTCCATATGAGGTTAATGTCACTATCCCAGTAGAGGGTTATGATCCCATCCAATTCATTCTTACAAAAATGTGTG AATATCGGCAGGATCAAGGGGGTGATGCTACACGAGGATGGGCTATTTTTGGATTGCTATCCTGCAC ATTCATTGTCTTATCAACACTGTTTTGCGTTGGAGGATTCATTTACAAAACTCGAGTAGAACGCCTG CATGGGATCGATGCACTGCCAGGCATGACGATACTCTCCGCTTGCTTAGAAACG GTGAGCGGAGCAGGGCAAGGTTACTCTCGAGCAGAAGACCTTAACGCTGCATTTGCGAAAGCCTCTTGGGAAAGCCCATCTGTTTCTGTTCAAGGAGCAAGGATACCAAGTGAGAAAAACTATGGTTCCATCTGA
- the LOC109013789 gene encoding uncharacterized protein LOC109013789 isoform X2: protein MNNFPSNSCVAATQLANTFSSTFHFAALTCRGCCKFEAMRQQLGVRSLSWLFMIGTAVVLQALGAASVVVPSSNCYVLDNSSRIVDFSSWAGNIFEYEGKDSDLVVRFCKDVESRSQAGYVGFGRYDLSNYFVAGSGQVDFVQGFFNGDLMNCENSYDKRGRTAQVNVICGSCLNGKCKGGLGCICNFTYESTCRVFVELSIPCERPGPRIFQGFTVGFHPRSWEVVYNGMTQLGFEKSHHDFSFLTEQTHVALYMTAIASLSNLVQKPIIKVVPENGLEVRLSGSGATGTPPTTLSPTVVIVDWRCETASDSPYEVNVTIPVEGYDPIQFILTKMCEYRQDQGGDATRGWAIFGLLSCTFIVLSTLFCVGGFIYKTRVERLHGIDALPGMTILSACLETVSGAGQGYSRAEDLNAAFAKASWESPSVSVQGARIPSEKNYGSI, encoded by the exons ATGAATAATTTTCCAAGCAACTCGTGTGTTGCTGCCACTCAACTCGCCAATACATTTTCCTCGACCTTCCACTTCGCCGCTCTCACCTGCAG GGGATGTTGTAAATTTGAAGCCATGCGACAGCAGCTAGGCGTGCGTTCTTTATCTTGGCTATTTATGATCGGCACGG ccgTTGTTTTACAGGCACTTGGGGCTGCCTCGGTTGTGGTACCGAGTTCGAATTGCTACGTTCTTGATAACTCCAGTCGCATTGTTGATTTC AGTAGCTGGGCTGGGAACATTTTTGAGTATGAAGGGAAG GACTCCGACTTGGTGGTTCGATTTTGCAAAGATGTGGAGAGTAGATCACAGGCG GGATATGTGGGTTTTGGCCGATATGATTTGTCCAACTACTTTGTTGCTGGTTCAGGGCAAGTTGACTTTGTTCAA GGCTTTTTCAATGGTGACCTGATGAATTGTGAGAATAGTTATGACAAAAGGGGACGTACAGCTCAG GTAAATGTTATATGTGGAAGTTGTTTAAATGGAAAATGTAAAG GTGGGCTTGGATGCATATGCAATTTTACTTACGAGTCAACTTGCAG AGTTTTTGTTGAACTTTCTATTCCATGTGAGAGACCAGGTCCACGTATATTTCAGGGTTTCACCGTTGGTTTTCATCCACGATCATGGGAAGTT GTTTACAATGGCATGACTCAATTAGGTTTTGAAAAGTCTCACCATGATTTCAG CTTTCTAACTGAACAAACTCATGTAGCCCTTTATATGACTGCAATTGCTTCTCTTTCGAATTTGGTGCAGAAGCCTATAATTAAG GTTGTTCCAGAAAATGGCCTGGAGGTTCGTTTATCAGGTTCAGGAGCAACTGGGACACCTCCTACAACTTTGTCGCCCACAGTGGTGATTGTGGATTGGAGAT GTGAGACGGCCAGTGATAGTCCATATGAGGTTAATGTCACTATCCCAGTAGAGGGTTATGATCCCATCCAATTCATTCTTACAAAAATGTGTG AATATCGGCAGGATCAAGGGGGTGATGCTACACGAGGATGGGCTATTTTTGGATTGCTATCCTGCAC ATTCATTGTCTTATCAACACTGTTTTGCGTTGGAGGATTCATTTACAAAACTCGAGTAGAACGCCTG CATGGGATCGATGCACTGCCAGGCATGACGATACTCTCCGCTTGCTTAGAAACG GTGAGCGGAGCAGGGCAAGGTTACTCTCGAGCAGAAGACCTTAACGCTGCATTTGCGAAAGCCTCTTGGGAAAGCCCATCTGTTTCTGTTCAAGGAGCAAGGATACCAAGTGAGAAAAACTATGGTTCCATCTGA
- the LOC109013789 gene encoding uncharacterized protein LOC109013789 isoform X3, translating into MQILEAFLLLKFRRGCCKFEAMRQQLGVRSLSWLFMIGTAVVLQALGAASVVVPSSNCYVLDNSSRIVDFSSWAGNIFEYEGKVLLYNFALLQDSDLVVRFCKDVESRSQAGYVGFGRYDLSNYFVAGSGQVDFVQGFFNGDLMNCENSYDKRGRTAQVNVICGSCLNGKCKGGLGCICNFTYESTCRVFVELSIPCERPGPRIFQGFTVGFHPRSWEVVYNGMTQLGFEKSHHDFSFLTEQTHVALYMTAIASLSNLVQKPIIKVVPENGLEVRLSGSGATGTPPTTLSPTVVIVDWRCETASDSPYEVNVTIPVEGYDPIQFILTKMCEYRQDQGGDATRGWAIFGLLSCTFIVLSTLFCVGGFIYKTRVERLHGIDALPGMTILSACLETVSGAGQGYSRAEDLNAAFAKASWESPSVSVQGARIPSEKNYGSI; encoded by the exons ATGCAAATTCTTGAAGCTTTTTTGCTTCTAAAATTCCGAAg GGGATGTTGTAAATTTGAAGCCATGCGACAGCAGCTAGGCGTGCGTTCTTTATCTTGGCTATTTATGATCGGCACGG ccgTTGTTTTACAGGCACTTGGGGCTGCCTCGGTTGTGGTACCGAGTTCGAATTGCTACGTTCTTGATAACTCCAGTCGCATTGTTGATTTC AGTAGCTGGGCTGGGAACATTTTTGAGTATGAAGGGAAG GTATTACTGTATAATTTTGCCCTGCTTCAGGACTCCGACTTGGTGGTTCGATTTTGCAAAGATGTGGAGAGTAGATCACAGGCG GGATATGTGGGTTTTGGCCGATATGATTTGTCCAACTACTTTGTTGCTGGTTCAGGGCAAGTTGACTTTGTTCAA GGCTTTTTCAATGGTGACCTGATGAATTGTGAGAATAGTTATGACAAAAGGGGACGTACAGCTCAG GTAAATGTTATATGTGGAAGTTGTTTAAATGGAAAATGTAAAG GTGGGCTTGGATGCATATGCAATTTTACTTACGAGTCAACTTGCAG AGTTTTTGTTGAACTTTCTATTCCATGTGAGAGACCAGGTCCACGTATATTTCAGGGTTTCACCGTTGGTTTTCATCCACGATCATGGGAAGTT GTTTACAATGGCATGACTCAATTAGGTTTTGAAAAGTCTCACCATGATTTCAG CTTTCTAACTGAACAAACTCATGTAGCCCTTTATATGACTGCAATTGCTTCTCTTTCGAATTTGGTGCAGAAGCCTATAATTAAG GTTGTTCCAGAAAATGGCCTGGAGGTTCGTTTATCAGGTTCAGGAGCAACTGGGACACCTCCTACAACTTTGTCGCCCACAGTGGTGATTGTGGATTGGAGAT GTGAGACGGCCAGTGATAGTCCATATGAGGTTAATGTCACTATCCCAGTAGAGGGTTATGATCCCATCCAATTCATTCTTACAAAAATGTGTG AATATCGGCAGGATCAAGGGGGTGATGCTACACGAGGATGGGCTATTTTTGGATTGCTATCCTGCAC ATTCATTGTCTTATCAACACTGTTTTGCGTTGGAGGATTCATTTACAAAACTCGAGTAGAACGCCTG CATGGGATCGATGCACTGCCAGGCATGACGATACTCTCCGCTTGCTTAGAAACG GTGAGCGGAGCAGGGCAAGGTTACTCTCGAGCAGAAGACCTTAACGCTGCATTTGCGAAAGCCTCTTGGGAAAGCCCATCTGTTTCTGTTCAAGGAGCAAGGATACCAAGTGAGAAAAACTATGGTTCCATCTGA
- the LOC109019765 gene encoding uncharacterized protein LOC109019765 has translation MFGTAIRYMAKKPKPKMKPIELKTPPEQTQTITRVIFDIVKEHGPLTIADTWDHVKEVGLRGLTSKRHMKIVLRWMRERQKLRQICNHVGPNKQFLYTTWFTKPNIKQAKTVHDSSQQKFP, from the exons ATGTTTGGGACGGCGATTAGGTATATGGCAAAGAAGCCCAAACCCAAGATGAAACCGATTGAGCTCAAAACGCCGCCAGAGCAAACGCAGACCATAACCAGGGTCATCTTTGACATCGTCAAGGAGCATGGTCCTCTCACCATCGCAGATACCTGGGATCATGTTAAG GAAGTTGGTTTGAGAGGTTTGACGAGCAAAAGGCACATGAAAATAGTGTTAAGATGGATGAGAGAAAGGCAGAAGCTGAGGCAAATATGCAACCATGTAGGGCCTAACAAGCAATTTCTATACACAACTTGGTTCACAAAGCCCAACATCAAGCAGGCAAAAACAGTTCATGATTCCTCACAACAAAAGTTCCCTTAA